Proteins encoded in a region of the Azospirillum sp. TSH58 genome:
- a CDS encoding ABC transporter ATP-binding protein, whose product MLAVECVSKRFGGLMAVDNASLALEPGGIVGLIGPNGAGKTTLFSMISGFVAPSDGRILFEGTDITGEEPHRRAERGIGRTFQIVQPFAGLTVCENIAVGAYLRHAKRADAIAKAREVARRVGLAAELDRPAGGLTVAGRKRLELARALATEPKLLLLDEVLAGLNPSEIRDIIPVIRGIRDEGVTILMIEHVMQAVMNLCERVYVLAQGRMIAEGRPAAVCADPRVIEAYLGHGAAARLNAEGAAHG is encoded by the coding sequence ATGCTGGCCGTTGAGTGCGTGTCCAAGCGCTTCGGCGGGCTGATGGCGGTGGACAACGCCTCGCTCGCGCTGGAGCCGGGCGGCATCGTCGGCCTGATCGGGCCGAACGGCGCCGGCAAGACCACGCTGTTCTCGATGATCTCCGGCTTCGTCGCGCCGAGCGACGGGCGGATCCTGTTCGAGGGCACCGACATCACCGGCGAGGAGCCGCACCGCCGCGCCGAACGCGGCATCGGCCGCACCTTCCAGATCGTCCAGCCCTTCGCCGGGCTGACGGTGTGCGAGAACATCGCGGTCGGCGCCTATCTGCGCCACGCCAAGCGCGCCGACGCCATCGCCAAGGCGCGCGAGGTGGCCCGCCGGGTCGGGCTGGCGGCCGAGCTGGACCGGCCGGCCGGCGGCCTGACGGTGGCCGGCCGCAAGCGGCTGGAACTGGCCCGCGCGCTCGCCACCGAGCCGAAGCTGCTGCTGCTGGACGAGGTGCTGGCCGGCCTGAACCCGTCGGAGATCCGCGACATCATCCCGGTGATCCGGGGCATCCGCGACGAAGGGGTGACGATCCTGATGATCGAACACGTCATGCAGGCGGTGATGAACCTGTGCGAGCGCGTCTATGTGCTGGCGCAGGGCCGCATGATCGCCGAGGGCAGGCCCGCCGCCGTCTGCGCCGACCCCCGCGTGATCGAGGCCTATCTCGGCCACGGCGCCGCCGCCCGCCTGAACGCGGAGGGGGCGGCCCATGGCTGA
- a CDS encoding branched-chain amino acid ABC transporter permease: MTARDLIPIAVLAVLAALLPLVVTSSPVMNFLVFTLIVTLGAQGWNILGGFGGQFSFGHAAFFGTGAYVTAILQLRYGVNAWAGLLAAMAAGAAVAWTIGFLSFRSGLRGSYFALVTLAFAEVFRILANAASFTGGAAGLLIKLDVHPANLQFADRAVFYWLVLAFVTGVLLLTRWIQRSRFGAQLVAVRENEDAAKALGVDSLKVKLRAIALSGAVTALSGCLYAQYFLYIDAHIAYGSWISVELLLAPIIGGVGTVFGPVVGALTLHGLGELAKQFAGRIPGIDLIVFGSVLVLAVAFARGGILGLLERLRDRGRGLVARGAKEVSHAGR; this comes from the coding sequence ATGACCGCGCGCGACCTGATCCCGATCGCCGTCCTGGCCGTCCTCGCCGCGCTGCTGCCGCTGGTGGTGACGTCCAGCCCGGTGATGAACTTCCTCGTCTTCACGCTGATCGTGACGCTGGGCGCGCAGGGCTGGAACATCCTGGGCGGCTTCGGCGGCCAGTTCAGCTTCGGCCACGCCGCCTTCTTCGGCACCGGCGCCTATGTGACGGCGATCCTGCAACTGCGCTACGGCGTCAACGCCTGGGCCGGGCTGCTGGCGGCGATGGCGGCGGGGGCGGCGGTCGCCTGGACCATCGGCTTCCTCAGCTTCCGCTCCGGCCTGCGCGGCTCCTACTTCGCGCTGGTGACGCTGGCCTTCGCCGAGGTGTTCCGCATCCTCGCCAACGCCGCCTCCTTCACCGGCGGCGCCGCCGGCCTGCTGATCAAGCTGGACGTCCATCCCGCCAACCTGCAATTCGCCGACCGCGCGGTCTTCTATTGGCTGGTCCTGGCCTTCGTCACCGGGGTGCTGCTGCTGACGCGCTGGATCCAGCGCTCCCGCTTCGGCGCGCAGCTCGTCGCGGTGCGCGAGAACGAGGACGCGGCCAAGGCGCTGGGCGTCGACTCGCTCAAGGTGAAGCTGCGCGCCATCGCCCTGTCGGGCGCGGTGACGGCGCTGTCCGGCTGCCTCTACGCCCAGTATTTCCTCTACATCGACGCCCACATCGCCTACGGCAGCTGGATCTCGGTGGAACTGCTGCTCGCCCCGATCATCGGCGGCGTCGGCACCGTCTTCGGGCCGGTGGTGGGCGCCCTGACCCTGCACGGGCTGGGCGAACTCGCCAAGCAGTTCGCCGGCCGCATCCCCGGCATCGACCTGATCGTCTTCGGCAGCGTTCTGGTGCTGGCCGTCGCCTTCGCCCGCGGCGGCATCCTGGGCCTGCTGGAGCGGCTGCGCGACCGTGGGCGCGGGCTGGTGGCGCGCGGCGCCAAGGAGGTTTCCCATGCTGGCCGTTGA